The window TACTCGATTCTTATTTTTGACAAATGAAACCCATGACATACGCTCTCACTAGTTTCCATAGCAACGATGAATTTGTTTGTGATTggaaaaacaaattcattgtTGCTATCCCTGATTGCTAggttattaaatgtttcacctcaattttttaattgtttaatgaaGCGATAGAttacgatatatatatatcgtaaTTATGGAAAATCAAGATACCCCTCAAATTATCACTCACATAGAACATAATCTTGATCATTCGTTGTTCGATTGTAAGTGGATTCCTTGTTCGGCgaaatttgttgttataggATCTCTACCTAAAGGAAGTGGcacaattgaaatttttgaaataacatctggcgaaataaataaaataaaggagaTAGAACGTCcaaattcttataaatgcTGTACGTTTGGAGCCAGCAGTGATATCGAACGGCGACTTGCAACTGGTGACTTTAAGGGTACCCTAGAAATATggtaatcaattttttttaattctcctATAGGAGTAGTTTGGGTTATATATCATTCTGTTGGTAGCAACTACATTTTTATCTCAAAAGtaatgtaatacatatataaattgatttacaGGGATCTTGAAAAAAGTTGCCAAGTATACATAACAAAAGAACATtcagatataattaattcagtaGATGGAATTGGTGGTAATATTGTGAATTGTGGAGCTCCTGAAATTGTAACTGGAAGTCGGGatggtaaaaaaaacataatttagatCAAGATGAATGATAAACTTTCagtattaattttgataatatgaaTGTAACTATTGCCTTGGTGAATAATCCAGAGACAATGtcaataaacagaaaaaaaatgataacatCCATTCTCTTAAACTCAACCTATCAGTAGAGTAACTCACACAACATtctcttatatattttgctaTAAAGCAAATggtaaattgaaaaagaatATGGAGtccttttttatgtattcttttTAAACAGGAACTGTTAAAGTTTGGGATCCTCGACAAAAGGGTAAACCAGTTGCAAATATGCAACCAGTAAAAGGAGAAACAAAAAGAGATTGTTGGGCGGTGGCATTTGGTAACTCTTTCAATGATGCAGAAAGAATTATTACAGCTGGTTATGATAATggtgatttaaaaatgtttgaccTTCGCACAATGTCTTTGAGGTGGGAATGCAATTTAAGAAATGGGGTCAGTGAAGAtctatactattt is drawn from Zerene cesonia ecotype Mississippi chromosome 8, Zerene_cesonia_1.1, whole genome shotgun sequence and contains these coding sequences:
- the LOC119828395 gene encoding WD repeat-containing protein 92; amino-acid sequence: MENQDTPQIITHIEHNLDHSLFDCKWIPCSAKFVVIGSLPKGSGTIEIFEITSGEINKIKEIERPNSYKCCTFGASSDIERRLATGDFKGTLEIWDLEKSCQVYITKEHSDIINSVDGIGGNIVNCGAPEIVTGSRDGTVKVWDPRQKGKPVANMQPVKGETKRDCWAVAFGNSFNDAERIITAGYDNGDLKMFDLRTMSLRWECNLRNGVCCAEFDRKDIPMNKLVATTLEGKFHVFDVRTQNPTKGFAQVLDNTIKSGTIWVARHLPQNRDLFVTCAGNGHVSLWKYEYPEQRYHVDAQGVAVGIPGKLKRLQRMVISSQPINAWDWNKDHFGLAVATAYDQYVRVLVTTKLNLH